The following are from one region of the Acidobacteriota bacterium genome:
- a CDS encoding FG-GAP-like repeat-containing protein yields the protein MSNDSSRRPLGRRRRRLYRTIIIVVVVVVVVTLLSVYAFRTSSPGTYATGEEHQEITRGLSREVPNGAPEFRFVDVSVAAGLDGFRMFDGERSSQLPEDMGSGAAWGDYDNDGDEDLFLVSGGGPLSAPVDKLAPSVLYRNLGDGTFVPVEGFPEVRMVGMAASWADYNGDGRLDLVVSGYNALRLFRNDGDQFVDDPAIPSRDGYWAGTSWADFDRDGDLDLYVCGYVQYIPDTKGRDRSTAQYGRQIPYTLNPASYKAEQNLLFVNNGAGSFTESAEALGVSNPDGRSLGALWHDLNDDGWPDLYVANDISDNALYINHEGRLEDESHAAWVADYRGAMGLAVGDWNRDGDDDLFVTHWVAQENALYDSRLADGADQLLRFVDQADLKGLGQIALRSVGWGAEFVDLDADGWLDLVVANGSTFEREDRRTRLVPELPFLMWNDRGTYFHDMASFIESLSIPKVSRGLAVSDYDNDGDLDLLFVDVGEGVRLLRNDTPQNNWVQLQLTTDGARVVADVGDVVQRRAVSGVSYLSHSTRRLHIGLGDADQIDTMSVYWPSGHVDAFSDLNANTIWELREGDPKPRRLSGPKRTELTREQTTEFWRVQRAAMRAMKVDADPVAAGRLFEQALQLDPSHEDSIYYLGNCLAEQGDDDGALARFAELMRINPKSHRAFKRWGTLQAIVAKSSEEIERAEEALDRAVAINPEATGARMVLAEIHIVRGDTDAARQGLRWIRTTNPTAGDALFLLSYLAWKEGDNGGARELLQDASGVGEEWRPEGAAAEGDVKKTMHQETTLLGDAYTNWDRTDDPDVVFVALDRRIRGYLAKSQ from the coding sequence TTGTCGAACGACTCCTCAAGGCGACCACTGGGACGTCGTCGTAGGCGCCTCTATCGCACGATCATCATCGTCGTTGTGGTCGTCGTCGTGGTGACGCTTCTCTCGGTCTACGCGTTCCGGACGAGTAGTCCTGGGACCTACGCGACGGGAGAGGAACACCAGGAGATCACCCGCGGGCTCAGTCGAGAGGTGCCGAATGGAGCACCGGAATTCCGCTTCGTCGATGTCAGCGTCGCTGCCGGTCTCGATGGGTTTCGAATGTTCGACGGAGAGCGCTCGTCTCAGTTGCCGGAGGATATGGGCAGTGGCGCGGCGTGGGGAGACTACGACAACGACGGCGACGAGGATCTGTTCCTGGTCAGCGGCGGGGGGCCCCTGAGTGCCCCTGTGGACAAGCTGGCGCCGTCGGTGCTTTACCGGAACCTGGGCGACGGCACGTTCGTCCCTGTCGAGGGATTCCCCGAAGTCCGCATGGTCGGGATGGCCGCCTCGTGGGCGGATTACAACGGGGATGGACGACTCGATCTGGTGGTCTCGGGCTACAACGCGTTGAGGCTGTTTCGAAACGATGGGGATCAGTTTGTGGACGATCCCGCGATCCCGTCTCGAGACGGGTACTGGGCCGGCACGTCGTGGGCCGATTTCGATCGCGACGGAGACCTGGACCTCTACGTTTGCGGCTACGTCCAATACATCCCGGACACGAAGGGTCGTGATCGCTCCACCGCGCAGTACGGACGCCAGATTCCTTACACGCTGAACCCCGCCTCTTACAAAGCGGAGCAAAACCTACTATTCGTGAACAACGGCGCCGGCAGCTTCACGGAGTCCGCCGAGGCTCTGGGCGTATCGAATCCCGATGGGCGAAGTCTTGGCGCACTGTGGCATGACCTCAACGATGACGGTTGGCCCGATCTCTACGTCGCCAACGATATTTCGGACAACGCGCTCTACATCAACCATGAGGGTCGGCTGGAGGATGAGAGCCACGCGGCCTGGGTTGCCGACTATCGAGGTGCGATGGGTCTGGCGGTCGGCGACTGGAATCGGGACGGAGATGACGACCTGTTCGTCACGCACTGGGTGGCCCAGGAAAACGCGCTCTACGACTCGCGTCTGGCCGACGGAGCCGATCAGCTACTCCGATTCGTCGATCAGGCAGACCTCAAGGGACTCGGGCAGATCGCGTTGCGGAGCGTGGGCTGGGGCGCGGAGTTCGTCGATCTCGACGCGGACGGATGGCTCGATCTGGTCGTCGCCAACGGAAGCACGTTCGAACGAGAGGATCGGCGCACCCGCCTGGTGCCGGAACTCCCCTTCCTGATGTGGAACGATCGGGGGACCTACTTCCACGACATGGCTTCATTCATCGAGTCCCTGTCGATCCCGAAGGTCTCCCGAGGACTCGCGGTCTCCGACTACGACAACGATGGCGACCTGGACCTGCTGTTCGTCGATGTCGGCGAGGGCGTGCGACTTCTTCGAAATGACACCCCACAGAACAACTGGGTACAACTGCAATTGACGACCGATGGAGCGCGTGTGGTCGCTGACGTCGGAGACGTTGTCCAGCGGCGTGCCGTTTCGGGGGTCTCCTATCTCTCGCACAGCACGCGACGCCTACACATCGGCCTGGGAGATGCCGACCAGATCGATACCATGAGCGTCTACTGGCCCAGCGGTCACGTCGACGCCTTCTCCGATCTGAACGCAAACACGATCTGGGAGTTGCGTGAAGGGGATCCAAAACCACGTCGCCTGAGCGGGCCGAAGCGAACCGAACTGACTCGTGAACAGACCACCGAGTTCTGGAGAGTTCAACGGGCCGCGATGCGAGCGATGAAAGTCGATGCAGATCCGGTGGCGGCCGGACGGCTTTTTGAGCAGGCGCTTCAGCTCGATCCGTCCCACGAGGATTCGATCTACTACCTCGGCAACTGCCTGGCGGAGCAAGGCGACGACGACGGTGCGCTGGCTCGTTTTGCAGAGTTGATGCGGATCAACCCGAAGAGTCATCGGGCGTTCAAACGTTGGGGCACGCTCCAGGCGATCGTCGCCAAATCATCCGAGGAGATCGAACGAGCGGAGGAAGCGCTAGACCGAGCCGTCGCGATCAACCCCGAGGCGACCGGGGCCAGAATGGTGCTTGCCGAAATTCACATCGTGCGCGGAGACACCGACGCTGCCAGACAGGGACTGCGATGGATTCGAACGACGAATCCCACCGCCGGAGACGCGTTGTTTCTCCTGAGCTACCTGGCGTGGAAGGAGGGCGATAACGGGGGCGCCAGAGAGCTGCTTCAAGACGCTTCCGGCGTAGGCGAGGAGTGGCGGCCGGAGGGTGCCGCCGCCGAAGGTGACGTCAAGAAGACGATGCATCAAGAGACCACATTGCTCGGAGACGCGTATACGAACTGGGATAGAACCGATGATCCGGATGTCGTGTTCGTCGCGCTGGATCGCCGGATCCGTGGCTATCTAGCTAAATCCCAGTAG